The Vicia villosa cultivar HV-30 ecotype Madison, WI unplaced genomic scaffold, Vvil1.0 ctg.002324F_1_1, whole genome shotgun sequence genome includes a window with the following:
- the LOC131638486 gene encoding probable calcium-binding protein CML48, whose amino-acid sequence MSSSYGRYNSQSYAPSAPELPPPSNHTPPNHNYTQTSPPSSNYNNNYPHGYSYGGQVSSSGYPPPSSYVSSSSGYSDFPPGTNPDVIRSFQMVDRDRSGFIDDRELQQALSSSFHNFNLRTIRLLIFLFKHPQESLRIGPKEFTELWSCLGHWRGIFERYDKDRSGKIDPLELRDALYGIGYAVPASVLQLLLSKYSDGSSRRVELGFDSFVECGMIIKGLTDKFKVKDKRYSGSATLSYDEFMSMVLPFLVSYD is encoded by the exons ATGTCTTCTTCATACGGTAGATACAATTCTCAATCTTACGCTCCATCCGCACCCGAGTTACCTCCACCTTCTAACCACACCCCTCCTAATCACAACTACACCCAAACCTCACCCCCCTCTTCAAACTACAACAACAACTACCCCCATGGTTATTCTTACGGTGGTCAAGTTTCATCCTCTGGTTATCCTCCACCTTCTTCCtatgtttcttcatcttctggtTATTCGGATTTTCCACCAGGAACAAACCCTGATGTTATCCGGAGCTTTCAGATGGTAGATAGAGATCGAAGCGGTTTTATCGATGATAGAGAATTGCAACaagctctttcttcttcttttcataaTTTTAACCTAAGGACTATTCggcttcttatttttctctttaaacATCCCCAAGAATCCCTCAGAATTG GGCCAAAGGAATTTACAGAGCTTTGGAGTTGCCTTGGTCACTGGCGA GgcatatttgagagatatgacaaAGATAGGAGTGGGAAAATTGATCCATTAGAGCTAAGAGATGCTCTGTATGGTATTGGCTATGCAGTACCGGCCTCAGTTCTACAACTTTTGCTTTCAAAGTACAGTGATGGAAGTAGTAGGAGGGTTGAACTCGGGTTCGACAGTTTTGTCGA GTGTGGGATGATTATCAAG GGTCTGACTGACAAATTCAAGGTTAAGGACAAGCGTTATTCCGGTTCAGCTACACTTTCGTATGACGAGTTTATGTCTATGGTCCTTCCTTTCCTTGTATCTTATGATTAA
- the LOC131638511 gene encoding protein MAIN-LIKE 2-like — MGETHRGTPQNIATYNVQRFRTRSKHTIAPDERIIPYLNIAGFGPISRIAESSIDHKFVLALLERWRPETHTFHLPTGECTITLEDVHMLLGLPVDGKAINGCVMQANSLCQEAIGIDLIEGAVGARGQGVNLKRLKEHYKKFRLDDESTQETILQKTRCYVLLLIGNVLFPDSTGNTVNFMYLRLLMDFSRVGLYSWGSAVLATLYQSLCKNAVAESCTFYGCALSYGDRISSASMSLERRMQKSGRQSAA; from the exons atgggcgaaacacacagaggaaccccCCAGAACATCGCTACCTAT AACGTTCAACGCTTTCGCACTCGTAGTAAACATACCATTGCCCCGGACGAACGCATCATACCATACCTGAACATTGCTGGTTTCGGTCCGATTAGCAGGATTGCCGAGTCTTCAATTgaccacaagtttgttcttgctttgctAGAACGTTGGAGGCCAGAAacacacaccttccatcttccgacaggggagtgcaccatcacccttgAAGACGTCCATATGCTACTCGGCCTTCCTGTTGatggtaaggcaattaatggttgTGTTATGCAGGCGAATAGCTTATGCCAAGAGGCAATTGGAATAGACTTGATAGAAGGAGCCGTTGGTGCTAGGGGGCAAGGTGTTAACCTAAAGAGGTTAAAGGAGCATTATAAAAAGTTTCGCTTGGATGATGAGTCTACCCAAGAGACCATATTGCAGAAAACTAGGTGTTATGTATTGTTGcttattggaaacgttttgttcccgGATAGCACAGGTAACACGgttaactttatgtatcttcgtttgcTAATGGATTTTAGTAGAGTTGGTTTGTACAGCTGGGGGTCTGCGGTACTGGCTACCTTGTACCAGTCACTATGCAAAAACGCGGTTGCTGAGTCCTGCACATTCTACggatgcgccct ttcatatggcgaccgtATCTCGAGTGCGAGTATGAGCCTAGAGCGCAGGATGCAGAAATCTGGACGACAAAGTGCTGCTTAA
- the LOC131638488 gene encoding glucan endo-1,3-beta-glucosidase 14-like, whose protein sequence is MAISSSLFKLILLFLTIHDLFMQSHGLNFGINYGQIANNLPSHSRVAALIKSLNVTRIKLYDADPNVLSTFSNSNVEFMIAIGNDNLQNMRDPIKAQTWIQQNVQPYISKTKITAINVGNEVLGNNDLNSYINLLPAMQSVYNALVNLGLSQQVTVTTSHSYVILSSSFPPSSGSFREDLVQYIQPLLSFHAQTKSPLLINAYPFFAYKGDPEHVSLNYVLFQPNPGSVDPATNLHYDNMLYAQIDAVYAAIKALGHNDIEVKISETGWPSKGDADEVGASLQNAEIYHTNLLKRIAMRQGTPAKSSVPVDIYVFALFNEDLKPGPSSEKNYGLYYPDGTPVYSIGLQQSQGGGYFPEMVIESKSNILSNNFVFYILTLFLVFIWEISRF, encoded by the exons ATGGCAATATCTTCCTCCCTCTTCAAACTGATATTGCTGTTTCTCACCATTCATG ATTTGTTTATGCAAAGTCATGGCCTAAATTTTGGCATAAACTATGGACAAATAGCAAACAATTTACCCTCTCATTCACGTGTAGCAGCACTTATAAAATCACTGAATGTCACAAGAATAAAGCTCTATGATGCTGATCCAAATGTTCTCTCAACATTCTCAAATTCAAATGTTGAATTCATGATAGCAATTGGAAATGACAATCTTCAAAACATGAGAGACCCTATCAAAGCACAAACATGGATTCAACAAAACGTGCAACCCTacatttcaaaaaccaaaatcaCAGCAATTAATGTCGGAAACGAGGTACTAGGTAACAACGATCTCAACAGTTACATAAACCTTCTTCCAGCAATGCAATCAGTGTACAATGCACTTGTTAATCTGGGATTATCTCAACAAGTAACTGTCACAACTTCGCATTCTTATGTCATTTTGTCGAGTTCATTTCCTCCTTCGTCCGGTTCTTTTCGAGAAGATTTAGTTCAATATATTCAACCTCTTCTTAGTTTCCACGCGCAAACGAAATCGCCTCTTTTGATCAACGCGTATCCGTTTTTCGCGTACAAAGGCGATCCAGAACATGTTTCATTAAACTATGTCTTGTTTCAACCAAACCCTGGCTCTGTTGACCCTGCTACAAATCTTCATTATGATAACATGCTATATGCTCAAATTGATGCGGTTTACGCGGCTATAAAGGCGTTAGGACACAACGATATCGAGGTTAAGATATCCGAGACTGGTTGGCCTTCTAAAGGTGATGCTGATGAGGTTGGTGCTTCACTGCAGAATGCTGAGATTTATCATACTAATTTGTTGAAGAGGATTGCGATGAGACAAGGGACTCCTGCAAAATCTTCTGTTCCTGTTGATATTTATGTTTTTGCACTTTTTAATGAAGATTTGAAACCTGGTCCTTCTTCTGAGAAAAACTATGGTCTTTATTATCCTGATGGTACTCCGGTTTATAGCATTGGTTTGCAACAGAGTCAAGGCGGCGGTTATTTTCCAGAAATGGTGATTGAATCCAAATCCAAT ATTTTGTCCAACAATTTTGTCTTCTACATACTTACATTATTCTTGGTGTTTATTTGGGAGATTAGCAGATTTTGA